In Castor canadensis chromosome 11, mCasCan1.hap1v2, whole genome shotgun sequence, a single genomic region encodes these proteins:
- the Tmem94 gene encoding transmembrane protein 94 isoform X7, translating to MLFKQAELWVPQQGKCSTGEPPLALGLSTWKALSVLKEQLEAVLEGHLKERKKCLTWKEAWRSSFLHLGNRCSCFHWPGASLMLLAVLLLLGCCGGQPAGSHGVELVNASALFLLLLLNLVLIGRQDRLKRQEVERRLRGIIDQIQDALRDGKEIKWPNAMYPDLHMPFAPSWSLHWAYRDGHLVNLPVSLLVEGDIIALRPGQESFASLRGIKDDEHIVLEPGDLFPPFSPPPSPRGEVKKGPQNPQQHRLFRVLETPVIDNVRWCLDMALSRPVTALDNERFTVQSVMLHYAVPVVLAGFLITNSLRFMFSAPGVTSWQYTLLQLQVNGMLPILPLLFPVLWVLATACGEARVLAQMSKVSPSSLLAKFSEDTLSSYTEAVSSQEMLRCIWGHFLRVIQGTSPTLSHSASLLHSLGSVTVLCCVDKQGILSWPNPSPETVLFFSGKVEPPHSSHEDLTDDLSTRSFCHPEVEEEPHERDALLAGSMNNTLHLSNEQEHGDWPGDGPKPPEPYSHHKAHGRSKHLSGSNVSFSRDTEGGEEELSKAQPGMEGEPYEAEDFVCDYHLEMLSLSQDQQNPSCIQFDDSNWQLHLTSLKPLGLNVLLNLCNASVTERLCRFSDHLCNIALQESHSAVLPVHVPWGLCELARLIGFTPGAKELFKQENHLALYRLPSAETMKETSLGRPSCVTKRRPPLSHMISLFIKDTATSTEQMLSHGTADVVLEACTDFWDGADIYPLSGSDRKKVLDFYQRACLSGYCSAFAYKPMSCALSSQLNGKCIELVQVPGQSSIFTTCELPGTVPIKQNARRNSWSSDEGIGEVLEKEDCMQALSGQIFMGMVSSQYQARLDIVRLIDGLVNACIRFVYFSLEDELKSKVFAEKMGLETGWNCHISLTPNGDMPGSEIPPSSPSHAGSLHDDLNQVSRDDVEGLLLLEEEGHSDLISFQPTDSDIPSFLEDCNRAKLPRGIHQVRPHLQNIDNVPLLVPLFTDCTPETMCEMIKIMQEYGEVTCCLGSSANLRNSCLFLQSDVSIALDPLYPSRCSWETFGYATSTSMAQASDGLSPLQLSGQLNSLPCSLTFRQEETISIIRLIEQFLSCLVQLPPLLSTTDILWLSCFCYPLLSISLLGKPPHSSIMSMATGKNLQSIPKKTQHYFLLCFLLKFSLTISSCLICFGFTLQSFCDSVRARNLTNCSSVMLHSNDDRAPAWFEDFANGLLSAQKLTAALIVLHTVFISITHVHRTKPLWRKSPLTNLWWAVTVPVVLLGQVVQTAVDLQLWTHRDSHIHFGLEDVPLLTWLLGCLSLVLVVVTNEIVKLHEIRVRVRYQKRQKLQFETKLGMNSPF from the exons ATGCTCTTCAAGCAGGCAGAATTATGGGTGCCCCAGCAGGGCAAATGCAGCACT GGAGAGCCCCCCTTGGCCCTGGGCCTGTCCACCTGGAAGGCCCTCAGTGTCCTGAAGGAACAGCTGGAGGCCGTGTTGGAGGGACACCTCAAAGAACGGAAGAAATGTCTCACGTGGAAG GAGGCATGGAGAAGCAGCTTCTTGCACCTGGGTAACCGTTGCTCCTGTTTCCACTGGCCGGGGGCCTCACTCATGCTGCTGGCGGTGCTGCTACTGCTGGGCTGCTGTGGGGGCCAGCCAGCTGGAAG CCACGGGGTGGAGCTTGTGAATGCCTCTGCACTGTTCCTACTGCTGCTTCTCAACCTCGTCCTCATCGGGCGGCAGGATCGGCTGAAGCGCCAGGAAGTGGAGCGCAGGCTCAGAGGGATCATTGACCAAATCCAAG ATGCCCTCAGGGATGGCAAGGAGATCAAGTGGCCAAATGCCATGTATCCTGACCTTCACATGCCCTTTGCACCATCCTGGTCGCTGCACTGGGCCTACAGAGATGGACACCTGGTCAATCTACCAGTCAGCTTGTTGGTAGAAGGAGACATCATAGCCCTAAGGCCTGGCCAGGAATCCTTCGCTTCCCTGAGGGGGATCAAG GATGATGAGCACATTGTCCTGGAGCCAGGTGACCTGTTTCCCCCTTTCTCTCCACCACCCTCTCCCCGGGGAGAAGTGAAGAAAGGGCCACAGAACCCCCAGCAGCACCGGCTCTTCCGTGTCTTGGAGACCCCTGTGATTGACAATGTCAG GTGGTGCTTGGACATGGCTCTGTCCCGCCCAGTCACTGCTTTGGACAATGAAAGGTTCACAGTGCAGTCAGTGATGCTGCATTATGCAGTGCCCGTGGTCCTG GCCGGCTTTCTCATCACCAATTCCCTGCGTTTCATGTTCAGTGCCCCTGGGGTCACTTCTTGGCAGTACACCCTCCTTCAGCTCCAG GTTAATGGCATGCTGCCTATCCTCCCCCTGCTCTTCCCAGTCCTCTGGGTGCTGGCGACTGCCTGTGGAGAAGCCCGTGTCCTAGCCCAGATGAGCAAGGTCTCGCCCAGCTCCCTG TTGGCCAAGTTCTCAGAGGATACTCTCAGCAGCTATACAGAAGCCGTCTCCTCTCAG GAAATGCTGCGCTGCATTTGGGGCCACTTCCTGAGGGTGATCCAAGGGACATCACCAACGCTGAGCCACAGTGCCAGCCTGCTGCACAGCTTGGGCTCCGTCACG GTCCTGTGCTGTGTGGACAAGCAGGGGATCCTGTCATGGCCAAATCCCAGCCCAGAGACTGTGCTGTTCTTCAGTGGGAAAGTGGAACCCCCTCACAGCAGCCATGAGGACCTCACAGATGACCTGTCCACCCGCTCCTTCTGCCATCCTGAGGTAGAGGAGGAG CCCCATGAACGAGATGCCCTTCTTGCTGGCTCCATGAACAATACCCTGCACCTTTCCAACGAGCAGGAGCATGGCGACTGGCCTGGTGATGGCCCCAAGCCCCCTGAGCCCTACTCTCACCACAAGGCGCACGGCCGCAGCAAACACCTGTCCGGCTCCAACGTGAGCTTCAGCAGGGACACTGAGGGTGGCGAGGAAGAGCTCAGCAAG GCCCAGCCTGGGATGGAAGGGGAACCCTATGAGGCTGAGGACTTTGTGTGCGACTACCACCTGGAGATGCTGAGCCTGTCCCAGGACCAGCAGAACCCCTCCTGCATCCAGTTCGATGACTCCAATTGGCAGCTGCACCTCACCTCCCTCAAGCCTCTAGGGCTCAATGTGCTGCTGAACCTGTGCAATGCCAGTGTCACCGAGCGCCTGTGCCGCTTCTCCGACCACCTGTGCAACATTGCCCTGCAGGAGAGCCACAGCGCTGTGCTGCCCGTGCACGTGCCCTGGGGCCTCTGTGAGCTGGCCCGCCTCATCG GCTTCACTCCAGGGGCCAAGGAGCTCTTCAAGCAGGAAAATCATCTTGCACTGTACCGCCTCCCAAGTGCCGAGACCATGAAGGAGACCTCGCTGGGGCGACCCTCCTGTGTCACCAAGCGGCGCCCCCCCCTCAGCCACATGATCAGCCTCTTCATCAAGGACACTGCCACCA GCACAGAACAGATGCTGTCCCATGGCACGGCTGATGTGGTCTTGGAGGCCTGCACAGACTTCTGGGATGGGGCTGACATCTACCCTCTTTCTGGTTCTGACAG AAAGAAAGTGCTGGATTTCTATCAGCGAGCCTGCCTGTCTGGTTATTGCTCTGCCTTTGCCTACAAGCCTATGAGCTGTGCTCTGTCCTCCCAGCTCAATGGCAAGTGCATTGAGCTGGTGCAGGTGCCTGGTCAGAGCAGTATCTTCACTACATGTGAGCTGCCCGGCACCGTCCCCATCAAACAGAATGCTCGCCGAAACAGCTGGAGCTCTGACG AAGGGATCGGGGAAGTGCTGGAGAAGGAAGACTGCATGCAGGCCCTGAGCGGTCAGATCTTCATGGGCATGGTGTCCTCCCAGTACCAGGCTCGACTGGACATCGTGCGCCTCATCGATGGGCTGGTCAACGCCTGCATCCGCTTTGTCTACTTTTCTTTGGAGGATGAGCTCAAAAGCAAG GTGTTTGCAGAAAAGATGGGCCTGGAGACAGGCTGGAACTGCCACATCTCCCTTACACCCAATGGTGACATGCCTGGCTCTGAGATCCCCCCTTCCAGCCCCAGCCATGCAGGCTCCCTACATGATGATCTGAATCAGG TGTCCCGGGATGATGTGGAAGGGCTTCTCCTACTGGAGGAGGAGGGTCACTCGGACCTCATCAGCTTCCAGCCTACAGACAGTGACATCCCCAGCTTTCTGGAGGACTGCAACCGG GCCAAACTACCCCGGGGTATCCACCAGGTGCGGCCCCATCTACAGAACATTGACAATGTGCCCCTGCTGGTGCCCCTCTTCACTGACTGTACCCCTGAGA CCATGTGTGAGATGATAAAGATCATGCAGGAGTATGGGGAGGTGACCTGCTGCCTGGGTAGCTCTGCCAACCTGCGGAACAGCTGCCTGTTCCTCCAGAGTGATGTCAG CATTGCCCTGGATCCCCTGTACCCATCCCGCTGCTCCTGGGAGACCTTTGGCTACGCCACCAGCACCAGCATGGCCCAGGCCTCAGATGGCCTGTCTCCCCTGCAGCTGTCAGGGCAGCTCAACAGCCTGCCCTGCTCCCTGACCTTCCGCCAGGAGGAGACCATCAGCATCATCCGGCTCATTGAGCAG TTCCTTTCTTGCCTGGTCCAGCTGCCACCTCTCCTGAGTACCACAGACATCCTATGGCTGTCCTGCTTTTGCTACCCTTTGCTCAG CATCTCTCTGCTGGGGAAACCACCTCATAGCTCCATCATGTCTATGGCAACAGGGAAAAACCTTCAGTCCATTCCTAAGAAG ACCCAGCACTACTTCCTGCTCTGCTTCTTGCTGAAGTTCAGCCTCACCATCAGCTCGTGCCTCATCTGCTTTGGCTTCACACTGCAGAGCTTCTGTGACAGTGTCCGGGCCCGCAACCTCACCAACTGCTCTTCAGTCATGCTGCACAG CAATGATGATAGGGCTCCAGCTTGGTTTGAAGACTTTGCCAATGGGCTGCTGTCGGCTCAGAAGCTCACTGCCGCCCTGATTGTCCTGCACACTG TTTTCATCTCGATAACCCATGTGCATCGCACCAAGCCCCTATGGAGAAAGAGCCCCTTGACAAACCTCTGGTGGGCTGTGACTGTGCCTGTAGT GTTGCTGGGTCAGGTGGTCCAGACGGCTGTTGACCTGCAGCTGTGGACACACAGGGACAGCCACATCCACTTTGGCCTGGAGGATGTGCCCCTGCTGACATGGCTCCTGGGCTGCTTATCCTTGGTCCTTGTGGTGGTCACCAACGAGATCGTAAAGCTGCATGAGATTCG GGTTCGAGTCCGCTATCAGAAGCGACAGAAGCTGCAGTTTGAAACTAAGCTGGGCATGAATTCTCCCTTCTGA
- the Tmem94 gene encoding transmembrane protein 94 isoform X11: protein MGAGGFWLNHLRNLAEGEPPLALGLSTWKALSVLKEQLEAVLEGHLKERKKCLTWKEAWRSSFLHLGNRCSCFHWPGASLMLLAVLLLLGCCGGQPAGSHGVELVNASALFLLLLLNLVLIGRQDRLKRQEVERRLRGIIDQIQDALRDGKEIKWPNAMYPDLHMPFAPSWSLHWAYRDGHLVNLPVSLLVEGDIIALRPGQESFASLRGIKDDEHIVLEPGDLFPPFSPPPSPRGEVKKGPQNPQQHRLFRVLETPVIDNVRWCLDMALSRPVTALDNERFTVQSVMLHYAVPVVLAGFLITNSLRFMFSAPGVTSWQYTLLQLQVNGMLPILPLLFPVLWVLATACGEARVLAQMSKVSPSSLLAKFSEDTLSSYTEAVSSQEMLRCIWGHFLRVIQGTSPTLSHSASLLHSLGSVTVLCCVDKQGILSWPNPSPETVLFFSGKVEPPHSSHEDLTDDLSTRSFCHPEVEEEPHERDALLAGSMNNTLHLSNEQEHGDWPGDGPKPPEPYSHHKAHGRSKHLSGSNVSFSRDTEGGEEELSKAQPGMEGEPYEAEDFVCDYHLEMLSLSQDQQNPSCIQFDDSNWQLHLTSLKPLGLNVLLNLCNASVTERLCRFSDHLCNIALQESHSAVLPVHVPWGLCELARLIGFTPGAKELFKQENHLALYRLPSAETMKETSLGRPSCVTKRRPPLSHMISLFIKDTATSTEQMLSHGTADVVLEACTDFWDGADIYPLSGSDRKKVLDFYQRACLSGYCSAFAYKPMSCALSSQLNGKCIELVQVPGQSSIFTTCELPGTVPIKQNARRNSWSSDEGIGEVLEKEDCMQALSGQIFMGMVSSQYQARLDIVRLIDGLVNACIRFVYFSLEDELKSKVFAEKMGLETGWNCHISLTPNGDMPGSEIPPSSPSHAGSLHDDLNQVSRDDVEGLLLLEEEGHSDLISFQPTDSDIPSFLEDCNRAKLPRGIHQVRPHLQNIDNVPLLVPLFTDCTPETMCEMIKIMQEYGEVTCCLGSSANLRNSCLFLQSDVSIALDPLYPSRCSWETFGYATSTSMAQASDGLSPLQLSGQLNSLPCSLTFRQEETISIIRLIEQARHATNGIRKCFLFLLQCQLTLVVIQFLSCLVQLPPLLSTTDILWLSCFCYPLLSISLLGKPPHSSIMSMATGKNLQSIPKKTQHYFLLCFLLKFSLTISSCLICFGFTLQSFCDSVRARNLTNCSSVMLHSNDDRAPAWFEDFANGLLSAQKLTAALIVLHTVFISITHVHRTKPLWRKSPLTNLWWAVTVPVVLLGQVVQTAVDLQLWTHRDSHIHFGLEDVPLLTWLLGCLSLVLVVVTNEIVKLHEIRVRVRYQKRQKLQFETKLGMNSPF from the exons ATGGGGGCTGGTGGCTTCTGGCTGAATCACCTGAGAAACCTGGCTGAG GGAGAGCCCCCCTTGGCCCTGGGCCTGTCCACCTGGAAGGCCCTCAGTGTCCTGAAGGAACAGCTGGAGGCCGTGTTGGAGGGACACCTCAAAGAACGGAAGAAATGTCTCACGTGGAAG GAGGCATGGAGAAGCAGCTTCTTGCACCTGGGTAACCGTTGCTCCTGTTTCCACTGGCCGGGGGCCTCACTCATGCTGCTGGCGGTGCTGCTACTGCTGGGCTGCTGTGGGGGCCAGCCAGCTGGAAG CCACGGGGTGGAGCTTGTGAATGCCTCTGCACTGTTCCTACTGCTGCTTCTCAACCTCGTCCTCATCGGGCGGCAGGATCGGCTGAAGCGCCAGGAAGTGGAGCGCAGGCTCAGAGGGATCATTGACCAAATCCAAG ATGCCCTCAGGGATGGCAAGGAGATCAAGTGGCCAAATGCCATGTATCCTGACCTTCACATGCCCTTTGCACCATCCTGGTCGCTGCACTGGGCCTACAGAGATGGACACCTGGTCAATCTACCAGTCAGCTTGTTGGTAGAAGGAGACATCATAGCCCTAAGGCCTGGCCAGGAATCCTTCGCTTCCCTGAGGGGGATCAAG GATGATGAGCACATTGTCCTGGAGCCAGGTGACCTGTTTCCCCCTTTCTCTCCACCACCCTCTCCCCGGGGAGAAGTGAAGAAAGGGCCACAGAACCCCCAGCAGCACCGGCTCTTCCGTGTCTTGGAGACCCCTGTGATTGACAATGTCAG GTGGTGCTTGGACATGGCTCTGTCCCGCCCAGTCACTGCTTTGGACAATGAAAGGTTCACAGTGCAGTCAGTGATGCTGCATTATGCAGTGCCCGTGGTCCTG GCCGGCTTTCTCATCACCAATTCCCTGCGTTTCATGTTCAGTGCCCCTGGGGTCACTTCTTGGCAGTACACCCTCCTTCAGCTCCAG GTTAATGGCATGCTGCCTATCCTCCCCCTGCTCTTCCCAGTCCTCTGGGTGCTGGCGACTGCCTGTGGAGAAGCCCGTGTCCTAGCCCAGATGAGCAAGGTCTCGCCCAGCTCCCTG TTGGCCAAGTTCTCAGAGGATACTCTCAGCAGCTATACAGAAGCCGTCTCCTCTCAG GAAATGCTGCGCTGCATTTGGGGCCACTTCCTGAGGGTGATCCAAGGGACATCACCAACGCTGAGCCACAGTGCCAGCCTGCTGCACAGCTTGGGCTCCGTCACG GTCCTGTGCTGTGTGGACAAGCAGGGGATCCTGTCATGGCCAAATCCCAGCCCAGAGACTGTGCTGTTCTTCAGTGGGAAAGTGGAACCCCCTCACAGCAGCCATGAGGACCTCACAGATGACCTGTCCACCCGCTCCTTCTGCCATCCTGAGGTAGAGGAGGAG CCCCATGAACGAGATGCCCTTCTTGCTGGCTCCATGAACAATACCCTGCACCTTTCCAACGAGCAGGAGCATGGCGACTGGCCTGGTGATGGCCCCAAGCCCCCTGAGCCCTACTCTCACCACAAGGCGCACGGCCGCAGCAAACACCTGTCCGGCTCCAACGTGAGCTTCAGCAGGGACACTGAGGGTGGCGAGGAAGAGCTCAGCAAG GCCCAGCCTGGGATGGAAGGGGAACCCTATGAGGCTGAGGACTTTGTGTGCGACTACCACCTGGAGATGCTGAGCCTGTCCCAGGACCAGCAGAACCCCTCCTGCATCCAGTTCGATGACTCCAATTGGCAGCTGCACCTCACCTCCCTCAAGCCTCTAGGGCTCAATGTGCTGCTGAACCTGTGCAATGCCAGTGTCACCGAGCGCCTGTGCCGCTTCTCCGACCACCTGTGCAACATTGCCCTGCAGGAGAGCCACAGCGCTGTGCTGCCCGTGCACGTGCCCTGGGGCCTCTGTGAGCTGGCCCGCCTCATCG GCTTCACTCCAGGGGCCAAGGAGCTCTTCAAGCAGGAAAATCATCTTGCACTGTACCGCCTCCCAAGTGCCGAGACCATGAAGGAGACCTCGCTGGGGCGACCCTCCTGTGTCACCAAGCGGCGCCCCCCCCTCAGCCACATGATCAGCCTCTTCATCAAGGACACTGCCACCA GCACAGAACAGATGCTGTCCCATGGCACGGCTGATGTGGTCTTGGAGGCCTGCACAGACTTCTGGGATGGGGCTGACATCTACCCTCTTTCTGGTTCTGACAG AAAGAAAGTGCTGGATTTCTATCAGCGAGCCTGCCTGTCTGGTTATTGCTCTGCCTTTGCCTACAAGCCTATGAGCTGTGCTCTGTCCTCCCAGCTCAATGGCAAGTGCATTGAGCTGGTGCAGGTGCCTGGTCAGAGCAGTATCTTCACTACATGTGAGCTGCCCGGCACCGTCCCCATCAAACAGAATGCTCGCCGAAACAGCTGGAGCTCTGACG AAGGGATCGGGGAAGTGCTGGAGAAGGAAGACTGCATGCAGGCCCTGAGCGGTCAGATCTTCATGGGCATGGTGTCCTCCCAGTACCAGGCTCGACTGGACATCGTGCGCCTCATCGATGGGCTGGTCAACGCCTGCATCCGCTTTGTCTACTTTTCTTTGGAGGATGAGCTCAAAAGCAAG GTGTTTGCAGAAAAGATGGGCCTGGAGACAGGCTGGAACTGCCACATCTCCCTTACACCCAATGGTGACATGCCTGGCTCTGAGATCCCCCCTTCCAGCCCCAGCCATGCAGGCTCCCTACATGATGATCTGAATCAGG TGTCCCGGGATGATGTGGAAGGGCTTCTCCTACTGGAGGAGGAGGGTCACTCGGACCTCATCAGCTTCCAGCCTACAGACAGTGACATCCCCAGCTTTCTGGAGGACTGCAACCGG GCCAAACTACCCCGGGGTATCCACCAGGTGCGGCCCCATCTACAGAACATTGACAATGTGCCCCTGCTGGTGCCCCTCTTCACTGACTGTACCCCTGAGA CCATGTGTGAGATGATAAAGATCATGCAGGAGTATGGGGAGGTGACCTGCTGCCTGGGTAGCTCTGCCAACCTGCGGAACAGCTGCCTGTTCCTCCAGAGTGATGTCAG CATTGCCCTGGATCCCCTGTACCCATCCCGCTGCTCCTGGGAGACCTTTGGCTACGCCACCAGCACCAGCATGGCCCAGGCCTCAGATGGCCTGTCTCCCCTGCAGCTGTCAGGGCAGCTCAACAGCCTGCCCTGCTCCCTGACCTTCCGCCAGGAGGAGACCATCAGCATCATCCGGCTCATTGAGCAG GCTCGGCATGCCACCAATGGCATCCGTAAGTGCTTCCTCTTCCTGCTGCAGTGCCAGCTGACCCTCGTGGTCATCCAG TTCCTTTCTTGCCTGGTCCAGCTGCCACCTCTCCTGAGTACCACAGACATCCTATGGCTGTCCTGCTTTTGCTACCCTTTGCTCAG CATCTCTCTGCTGGGGAAACCACCTCATAGCTCCATCATGTCTATGGCAACAGGGAAAAACCTTCAGTCCATTCCTAAGAAG ACCCAGCACTACTTCCTGCTCTGCTTCTTGCTGAAGTTCAGCCTCACCATCAGCTCGTGCCTCATCTGCTTTGGCTTCACACTGCAGAGCTTCTGTGACAGTGTCCGGGCCCGCAACCTCACCAACTGCTCTTCAGTCATGCTGCACAG CAATGATGATAGGGCTCCAGCTTGGTTTGAAGACTTTGCCAATGGGCTGCTGTCGGCTCAGAAGCTCACTGCCGCCCTGATTGTCCTGCACACTG TTTTCATCTCGATAACCCATGTGCATCGCACCAAGCCCCTATGGAGAAAGAGCCCCTTGACAAACCTCTGGTGGGCTGTGACTGTGCCTGTAGT GTTGCTGGGTCAGGTGGTCCAGACGGCTGTTGACCTGCAGCTGTGGACACACAGGGACAGCCACATCCACTTTGGCCTGGAGGATGTGCCCCTGCTGACATGGCTCCTGGGCTGCTTATCCTTGGTCCTTGTGGTGGTCACCAACGAGATCGTAAAGCTGCATGAGATTCG GGTTCGAGTCCGCTATCAGAAGCGACAGAAGCTGCAGTTTGAAACTAAGCTGGGCATGAATTCTCCCTTCTGA